In Terriglobia bacterium, the DNA window CACCCTGGAGTCTTACTGTCAAGTGTCAATGCCATTGATAACTTATAAGTGAGCAGTTCTAAAAATAACACTTGTTCAATGGCGGCATTTAATACACTCCGCCTCGATTCGCCTCTCCGTCGTCCCATCGGCACGCCCCTGTAGAAAACCACTCCGCACAATTACCTGATGGCAGCCTTCAGGCGCAAAGCCGACGTCGGCGAGATGGTCAGGCGCAGAACTCGTTCACTTCATTGGGGATGTAGAGCACTGCGGCCAACAGGTCCCAATTTCCGTTTACGCTAAACATAGGGTCCCCTGAGTTTGAAAGGCCGGCAAAGTGAGGCCACACGAACCCAGAGATCTCATCAGCCGGCATGGCTCGGAAGGGACCGTGGGCCTCCGAAGTGAGCGATGGGAGCTTCACTGACTCGATCTGCTGGTTCTGGTACAATGCCCACAATTACTTTGTGGTTATAATCGGCCGCAACTTCGGCTAGGGACCGGCCGTTATTGCTCCCAGGAGAATTCCGTTGGACTCGGACTTGGAGCTGGTCAAACGCTGTCTCAGGAGAGAAGATGCGGCTTGGGAGGCATTGCTCCAGACGCATACCTACAGGGTTTACAATCTGTGTTACCGTTTCACCGGCCGTTCTGAGGACGCTGAGGACTTGACGCAGGAAGTCTTTATTAAGGTTTTTCGGACCCTCAAGAGCTATGACCCACTCCAGGCGAAATTTGCCACGTGGGTCAGTCGAATCGCCCGGAACCACCTGGTGGACCATTACCGCCGAACACGAGGGGACCGTGTGACCTCTGTGCTGGACGACCAGATGCCCATCGCGGACGCTTCCTCAGGCGGGAATCCCGAAAGCAGTGTGGAATCACGCGAACGCAGCGAAAAACTCCGGACAGGACTCAGCAAGCTGTCGCCCGATTTGCGTGAGGCGGTCATCCTGCGAGACCTGCAGGACCTGGACTATGCCGAAATCGCCCAAGTCCTCCAAATACCTGAGGGGACGGTAAAGTCCCGGATCAACCGCGGACGATTGGAACTGGCGCGGGCTTTAAAACGTATGGATAAGTGAAGGCTGAAGAGGCGGGATGATGACGCATCTCGAGGTCGAAAACCTGGCGAGCGATTACCTGGAAGGACAAATGGACCAGGCCCGTCGCGCGGAGGTGGAAGAACACCTGGCCAAATGCACTCCTTGCCGGGAGATCGTGTCCGATGTCCGTCTTGCCATTCAGACTTGCCGGTCGGCGGAAGAAATGATGCCGCCACCCTGGCTTGTGTCAAGGATCCGCCTTGCAACCATGGGTGAAGAGCGTACGGGCGTCGTGGAACAGGTCAACGCCCTGCTCCAGGCCATCCGGCAACCCCGTGTTGCGTATGCAGTGGCCATGACCCTGTTTTCCGTTTCTCTGATTGTCAACGTGGCAGGCCTCAATCTT includes these proteins:
- a CDS encoding RNA polymerase sigma factor, giving the protein MDSDLELVKRCLRREDAAWEALLQTHTYRVYNLCYRFTGRSEDAEDLTQEVFIKVFRTLKSYDPLQAKFATWVSRIARNHLVDHYRRTRGDRVTSVLDDQMPIADASSGGNPESSVESRERSEKLRTGLSKLSPDLREAVILRDLQDLDYAEIAQVLQIPEGTVKSRINRGRLELARALKRMDK
- a CDS encoding zf-HC2 domain-containing protein, with the translated sequence MMTHLEVENLASDYLEGQMDQARRAEVEEHLAKCTPCREIVSDVRLAIQTCRSAEEMMPPPWLVSRIRLATMGEERTGVVEQVNALLQAIRQPRVAYAVAMTLFSVSLIVNVAGLNLRNIRMADLNPATWVYRANRAGHLLYARAEKFYDDLRIVYEIESRFRGAQSETDHQDKQTGKPAPSQVRPSSTAGRGDEQMASTRVSAVGRYAQLDPGVTNR